From Sporolactobacillus pectinivorans:
CAGCCGATCCTTTGTCTCAAATCAAGAAGATTAAAGATACATATATTTCGAATATGATAATGTTACATATTATCATTTATCCATTACTGGGAGAGTGTGTTCAACTAAATTAATTCCTATTGTTGATACTGTATATTTTCCATCCTTCCTAATTAAATAGCCATATCTTGATCCAGTTGCATCAGTTAAATTTTGTTGCAAATTTTCTGGTATTTTGTAAGAAGCAATAGACTTGTAACAAGTATAAATATGATCTATCGTAATTTCCTTTTCATTTAAATAATTTTCAATAAAATAAACAAATATCGTTGTTTTTTGCATATTATTTTTAGGTTTCTTTTGATCAAGAAATTGTTGTAATGTAAAACCTTCTTTAGAGATTAAGTTTAAATCTTTTATGAGTCGAAGCGAAGTTACATTTGACTTTTTCTTGGATCTGTTTTTTGTAGAGTTTGCACTTTTCTTATTTTTGTTTGGATCATAAGATTCAACATATGCAATCCCATCGGCAGTTAACTCATACTGTTTCGGAGCTTTGTTCTCCGCATTAGGAGCATCCATTATCAATCCCTTTTTAATCAACGTTCCTAACAGTACGCTGTAATTTGAATACTCGCTCCTTCTTGCATCTGAATAATATCGTTTTACATCTTCAGATGAGAACATGCGAGTGCTATTTTTCCCCTCATCAAAATATATTGCAATTAGTGTGAAGTCTTGGTCATTCAGTACACCATATTTTTTAATAAATGAAGATAAACTTACCCTTGATAAATCTTCATCTAAAGCAGTACTACGAACTGTTGACTCATCTATATCAATTGGTAAAAGCTTTCGATGACTTTCATCTTCAAAATATGATTTTTCTCTTATCACCCCACGTGTACGTGCTATTGCATCAACAGCAGCCGGAAGAAGTGCATTTAAAAAAACATTTCTCTCACGTTCGACGACTTCGGCAGATCCATCCGCTTCAAACTCAATTTCTCCAATTTTAAACTTCACATGGTTTTCCATTGTTATGCTCCTCCTTATTACATAAGTCCAGATTTATTATAAAGTTCTTCTAACATTACGCGATAACTAAGCTTAATATCATCAATGTCCTTTCTGCCAGCAGAATATGTAATATTATGTGCTGAAAAATTACCAACTTTTCTAAACGTATCAAACTCGTTTTTAATTCGTGACAGCTTTAGTATTTTGTTACTTTTTGCATTTCTTATAATTTTGTCAAGCATGAGATATCCCGAACCAGAAGGATCTCTGATTTCATCATCAATATGTAATTTCTGATATGAAAGTACAAGCATAACTTCAAATAATCGTCGCATTAATACAGCACAAGCATCATAACAGTTATATGCATATGAATGATTGATTTGCATTATTAAACGATCTATATATTTGCGCTTACCACAAAATTTGTCTTCATCTATAATTTCACTTGATGATTCTATCGTTTCTGTATCGTTCCATGACACCCCAATTTCTTTTTCAAGTTTTTGAAGAATAGCGGGTATAAATTCGAGGACGTTTTTTGTATTCTTGACAGGAAACAATACTTTGTCTTTGCTCTTTGTAAGTTTTTCCTTAAGTCGAGAAGAGTTGGGAATATTAAATCCGCATTTTTTCATTAATTCTGTAATTATTACCATAGTGAACTTCGATTCACCGGTTTCTTTATAATGATAAAAGCACAACAGCTTAGCACGTTCTACTTCTTTTTTGTTTTTCAGATCAGCTAACTCTATAAAATCAAATATTTGCATATAATTTCCTCTTAATTTAATTATTCTATTTTCAATAAATAATGTAAGGATCGGTGACAGGAAATCAGAAGAAGGATATGCACTCTACCAATACTTTTATTGAAAAATCACCACGCCTTTTCTTCGCATCCTTACACGTCTGCCCATTAAGCCCCAAAACACTTGGTAACGATACTTAATCACCCAGATCGCGTAATATTTAATGTCATAAACCGCATGACCACTTTTCTAATAGCCGTCCATTACTTTTCACCTTTTAAAAAAGTATAAAAATAAAAAAATATGGCTAAAAGTAAATAATACCTAAGTCGGTAGGTCTAGCACCTGTTTCTTAAACTAAATAATCAGTACTTTATAATCATTAATGTTATTTTACAACAAAAAAAGCATAGATCATAGTAAATATGACAAATTATAGGTACTATTCACTCAATCCATTTCAACAACTACTCAATTAGTAAATACCTTGAAAAAGGAGTGAACGTCATGACCTACTGGAACCAATCCATTCCCCAAATCACCAATGATCAAAGAATCGAAATATATGAGGGTATATGGAATAAACCAATAAAAAAGGTAGCAAAAAAGTATGGCATCTCAGATACTACTCTAAGAAAAAGATGTGGGCTGTATGGAATTCCTCTTCCATGTGCAGGTTACTGGGCAAAAAAGAATTATGGAAAAGACGTTAAAGTTACACCACTGCCACCTGTTGCTAACCATTCAAAAGTTTATGTAACCAACTATCATTTGAAATTTATTTCTGGATTAGACGATTATAGTTATGATGCCCTTCAAAATCTAAATCCGTTAGAAATTTTGTCTGATTCTTCAAGATCCCTTCTCACTCAAAAATTACAGAAGGTGGGTGTTTTTGTTAATCCTGATACCTATCATGAATACATAAAGAAGCAAATCCAAGATGATAAGAACAAGAAATTAAAAGCGGAGGCATTAAGCAAATTATCGAAAAAAAGGATCCAGTCCCTTACTGTTCATGACCGCATAAGGCGCTTTCAGAAGCCGTCGCTTCTCATTCTTCACCCATGAAATGCTTGCCTTCAATGTGTTGCCGTTTTTTTAATCCACGGCAAAGGTTCCATCTGCCTCCGTAAACAAAAAATCCGGCTGCCGCTCTCCATCAAAGTCTCCATGGGCAACTTGGATCGCACGCTCATGACCCTTCTTTTCTTGAGCTTCGCCGACGGCGTGAACACAACGCATGACCGTGGTGTGACTCATTTGAACTTGAGTCCAATTCGCTAAGGGTTTCACAACCTCCCGACAGGTCATATGGCTCGCTAAAGTCGCGGTTTCATTCACCATGGGGCGAGTACCGCATTGTGTTTTCTCAATTCCAGAAGGTCGTCAAACAGATAACACGCGTGACTCTCAAAGTTCACCAAACACGTGTGATATACAACGTCACGGGTCCAAATAGAAATTGAAACACCCGTTGATCCTTATGGCTGTCTACTTTCCAGCCCTACGCCTGTTTCTCATGGGTAATCGTCTGATCAAGTAAAGAAAAATCCCTTTCAACACTCCGCCTAATGAATTGATACATATAAGATGGCCGATTCCTCAAACGCCAAAAGATTCGTTTGGTTCTTCCAAATTTCTAATAAATCTTCTATACTATCCATGTGAGAAGGCTTTTATTCCTGATGCATTCACCTTGGTCGGTACAGAATAAGGAGCCTTATCCTTTTCGTCCAGTCAAAAAAGGATAAGGGACACGTTCACATTCCAGTGGTTCATAAAGGTAAATATTATGAACCACAAAACCAAATCCGATACCGGTGAAACAAGGACGAACGCTCCTACACTTTCTACATTTCTTCTTCAATAACAATAAGCCTTGAATCTCTTAGTTTACAGTTGTATGAATATTTACTTTTTTTCATTTCCCCTGCAAAGCATAAATAAAAGATTTGTGCATCTTCTTTCTCAGTCGGAATTACATCAAGCACGTCATTTAAATAATTATAAACATTTGTGGATATAGAGAGGTCACAAATTAGTTTTCTGCTATCCAAATTTAGAATTTTTAAGTAATATACTTTTACTCCCATCTCTCCACTTGGAATATATTTATAGAGATACAATGCACATTTACCATAATATATTTTAGTGTTATCTATCTCGTCATCAAACGTTCCCGAATACAAACTTTTATGTGGTAGATATTTTTTCTTATTTCCTTCTGTTGTAATATTGAAAAAATCTTTTTTGTGCCTTCCTTTAGAGTTTGCTCCTGAAGACTCCACATCTCCTAACTTATTAGTGCTTTTAAGCATTTTGTTCATACAACATACTAATCGATTTTTCATGTCTGTATCATTCAAATCTTTATAAAATGTTTTCGTTTCTCGTTTACTGGCTTTTTCAAGCCTGTAAGAACAAGCATCATCATGCTTGTCCATATCAGACTCAATCACTTTGAAATACCTGCGTTCATTTCCCTTAGCAACTGTAAGGGGTGCTAAGTTGCAAAGAGGGCAAAACATATGTCCTTCATATTTTTCAATGGCTTCTTGATGGTTTTCATCATATAGATCCCAATAAACACTTGCAGGATAATTTTTGTCGTTTTCAAAATAAAATTCTTCATATTTGCTCTTCACTTAGTCACCAACTTTCCTCTTATGGCCAATAGTCTAAACAATGTTGCGAAGTGTCCATATGATGTTGCTTGATAAGTTTTCGTAACCCCACTAACACAGGTGTTTTATACGATTAGTGTAGTTCTCCAAATTACCCAAACCCCATCTTTCAAGAGTTTTTCACATCTCACTCAGATATCCTAGACATCAACACCATGCACCCCACATGTGACAGGGCTGTTATAAGAGGACAATTTATTGGTCTCGTTATGGTTATGGGGGGACAATTTATCAGTGGCATGTCTTGCTTTAGCATTTTTTCTCAGTGGCTTAAATTTCTTGCCATTCAAATGATTTTTCAGGCCCATTTTATAGACAAAGGTGAGTTGTGCCGGATCTTTATTGCCGTCTTCATCATAACCGCCGACAATAACTTTCTCTACGATGCTCTCAAAAGTAAATCGATCAAATTGATTCAGCGCCTTATTCTGTTCTAGGGTCTTCTTGAATTCCTTCAAACGTTGCTTAATGTCCTTCTCATGGCCGGCTGTTTCCTGAAGTTTCTGTTGCTCGCTTGAAAGCTGTTCCTGCTTTTCAATCAATGCAGCATACTTTGGCTCGTACATTTCTTTCCCGATGGTTGCTTCCAGAAGCATGTCCACCAGCTTGTTTTTCTTACTCTCGGCAGTAGCGATCTCTTTCTCTAACGCAGCAAGCTGTTTATTCACCGTGCTACTGCTTAACGTTTCGTCTATTCTTTGAAGAAATTCATTCAATAGTTCTTTGTCATCGCTGCAAAGCAAACGATAACTTTCAACAAAAGCATCCTCAATCGCTTTTTCGGATATACCCTTGCTATCCGGACAAAACTTCTTGCCTTTTTTGGTTGCTGCGACGCACTGCCAGATCACCTTGTTGTACTTGGAACCACTATGCCAGTGACGTCTTGATAAATTGCTGCCACAGAAGCCGCATTCCAGCAGACAGCTGAACGCATATTTCCGGCTGAATTTTTCTCGCTTACCAACTCCTGTCGTCCGCGCGCTGTTTCTCTTATTAAGAATCCTTTGGGCGTTTTCAAAAACTTCTTCACAAACAATCGGCTCGTGATGATGACGAATGTAAAATTGATCCTCTTCGCCCATATTTTCGAGTCGTCGTTTTGAAATCGGATCAACCGTAAATGTCTTACCGAGTAATAAATCTCCTTTATACTTCTCGTTCTTAATAATCCCGAGCACTGTCGTCGGTACCCATGTTGCACTTCCATGTTTCGTCTTGTAACCAAGGTTCTCCAATTCATGCCCGATCACGGAGCCACCGGCACCCTCAACATATCGGTTGAAAATATATCTGACAATCTCTGCTTCTTCTTCATTGATGGTAATCGTCTTATCTTCCGGATGATAGTCATAGCCGAGGCAACCTTGAAAGCCGACCAATTCCCCACGCTTCATTTTCATTTTTAAGCCTTTTTTGACGTTTGCGGAAATGTTCTCCACTTCCTGCTGAGCTACCGAACTGAGTACAACAAGCAGAAGTTCCCCATCCATGGTCAGCGTATTGATCTTTTCATCCTCAAAATAGACAGCGATGTTCTTTCCCTTCAACATCCGAACATATTTCAGCGTATCCAATGTATTCCTGGCAAATCTTGAAATGGATTTGGTAATGACCATATCAATGTCACCATTCATACAGTCATTAATCATACGCTGAAAATTTTCACGTTTCGTTACTTGCGTCCCCGTAATAGCTTCATCTGCATAGATATCAACTAGAACCCATTCTTTCTTCTGGTTAATCAAATCCGTGTAATAACTCACTTGTGACTTGTAACTATTCAGCTGGTCTTCATCGTTCGTACTGACCCGACAATACGCAGCCACACGCAAACGCTCGATGGATTTGCCACGTAAACGCTTTGACAAACCACTTGTTGCTTTTATCACTTCGACTTCCTGCATATAACTCACCTCTTTTTGTGTCCCCATTATATTTTAATAATATTATCCAGGGATTCACAATTCAAACGGTTATATCTGAAAATATTCTATAGTCCTTCATTAACCGGTTTTTCACAAGTTGGTATTCTTTTTGAGAAATCAATTCACTCGAAAGCAGTTGATTTAACATAGCCAGCTGCATACTGTATCGAATCAACTTTTCATTTTTCTCCACTCAAAAACCTCCTTGTTTCTAAAAAATCTAAGCAAATCGGACGGCTTTGGCAAGCGCCACAGGAGTTTCACCTTATCCCATTCTCGTGGGGTACCGCCCAATGTCGTGCAGACGTTCAAGGCGGGTGTATCATTATACCGATCAGCAGGTCTTGGCAGTGATCTTGCCAAAGGTCACTTGCGGTTCACTGGAAGAGTCGCTCATCTCAAATTATTATATTTGGAGATCATGGCGTTCCAATCCGCTGGCTCGCTGCATATCGAATGTGTCCGATTGCTCTATACTACGTGCCATACAAGGCGCGTTTTCTTTTTCAAAGAACGGGAATAGGCCTTGTCAGCCTATCGAAGCATGCTGAGTAAAGTTTTAGTAAGAAGACAATTCACCGTCAAAAAATAAATATGGTAAGTTGTCTGCTCAACATTCTCCTTAAGATGGATGAAGGATAGCTTACTGAAATGTACGCGTCCTTCTTCTAAAGAGAACTCATTGCCCCTTGCTCACAATGACTCTCACCGAGAAGAGGATATTTGTTGCAAGATTAAATACGAAAGTCGGGTTGAACTAAAAAGTAAGTGCTAAATACCCCCCCATCTACGTAAAATCACCACCTCTCAAATATGAAAAATCCCTCATTTTGAGGGATTGAGAAAATTAATATTTATTTTAGCAACTTTATACTTTTCAAATTCTTTTAATCTTTTAACCAAATCGTCATATGGTAAATTCGTAATATTTAGGTTCAGCTTATCCTTGTTTTTCTCCAATTCATCATCGTTATTTAAATTAGTAACAATAGGTAACCCCATAATTTTAGCTTTATTCAAAAGTTCAAAGTAAGGAGTACATTTTGAAAAAAAATCTTCATGTATCGAAACTAAAGCAGCTTGATATAGCCTAAACATACAACCAGTAAAAGTCTTTAATACTGGCATAACAGGTAATCTTTCCGGTTTTCTTTTAAGATCTTCTAAAACCACTGGTTTCCAATCAAAATTTGCATTCAAAAGTATGTTTTTTTGAAAATCGATTCTTAATTCGTCAGGCTGACCCACAGATTGCTTAAAATTTATATGAAGAGTTTGCTTTCCTATGTGTTGAGTAAAGTTTCTAAATTGATATAAAAACCTATATTCAAACCGTTCTTCATACTCCTTATGAGTTGCTTCTTTCCAAATTAAAAAATTTTCCCCATCTTCTCCATAAACGTTTTTTAGAAGTGCTTCGGTATGATCAATAAACATTTTTGCACTCGAAAGGTAATTAATCAGTAATCTATTAAAATTGAGAGAAACATCCTTTAATTTTTCATAAGTGTTTAATTTTTGCTTATTTAAGTATTGATAATAATTATAGATGTCAGTAGAATTATTGATCGACATTAAAAACAATAATTGAATTCCATCAAAAATATTCGTTTGATTCTTTAGGCAATCAAAGATATCTTGATCATGTTTACTCACTTTCCTCAATAGTATCAATTCCTTGTTCCTGAAATACCCTAGCTTTTTAATCATTCAAACGATCCTCTCAACTATCAATTTTTGACTATTAGACCAACAAAAATCAGCCATAAACCGGATAAAACCACGCATTTGCATCGTTACGGCTCATCGGGAAGACACTCTATCGAAGGATTGCTATAAGAGAATATGTGTCCGCTATAATTTCGATGTAGCTGCATTATAAGATTATCCTCAACATCCATCCACTCAAGCCTGTCAAAGCCCATAGCCTGATGCCATCTAGCTGTTATTTGTCCAAATATGGTACCCATCTGGTCAACTACAATGAACTCAACTATTCTTCGTCCGTCATGCGATACGATCGACCGACCAGGTTCTGACGCATGTCAGAAATGTTCTGATTCCTTGTAGAAGATACTCGTCTCGGATCGAACTGACCTGATCAGTGAGGGCAGTTTGATACTTTGAAAAGATGATACAAGTCTAAGTAATCTTCCCGAATTTTAAAATGGAAAAAAACAAATCAAAACTCCTATTTAGAGGGCAATGAGAACAATATCAAATTTATTTATTCACCACTATACTTCCAGTTTTTAATAAACAATAGTTTATCTTTAGAAAGTTGTAATACTCTATTTTTTGTGATTGTTTGTGCAGTCTCAGGATT
This genomic window contains:
- a CDS encoding SHOCT domain-containing protein yields the protein MEKNEKLIRYSMQLAMLNQLLSSELISQKEYQLVKNRLMKDYRIFSDITV
- a CDS encoding recombinase family protein, producing MQEVEVIKATSGLSKRLRGKSIERLRVAAYCRVSTNDEDQLNSYKSQVSYYTDLINQKKEWVLVDIYADEAITGTQVTKRENFQRMINDCMNGDIDMVITKSISRFARNTLDTLKYVRMLKGKNIAVYFEDEKINTLTMDGELLLVVLSSVAQQEVENISANVKKGLKMKMKRGELVGFQGCLGYDYHPEDKTITINEEEAEIVRYIFNRYVEGAGGSVIGHELENLGYKTKHGSATWVPTTVLGIIKNEKYKGDLLLGKTFTVDPISKRRLENMGEEDQFYIRHHHEPIVCEEVFENAQRILNKRNSARTTGVGKREKFSRKYAFSCLLECGFCGSNLSRRHWHSGSKYNKVIWQCVAATKKGKKFCPDSKGISEKAIEDAFVESYRLLCSDDKELLNEFLQRIDETLSSSTVNKQLAALEKEIATAESKKNKLVDMLLEATIGKEMYEPKYAALIEKQEQLSSEQQKLQETAGHEKDIKQRLKEFKKTLEQNKALNQFDRFTFESIVEKVIVGGYDEDGNKDPAQLTFVYKMGLKNHLNGKKFKPLRKNAKARHATDKLSPHNHNETNKLSSYNSPVTCGVHGVDV
- a CDS encoding DUF4145 domain-containing protein; translated protein: MQIFDFIELADLKNKKEVERAKLLCFYHYKETGESKFTMVIITELMKKCGFNIPNSSRLKEKLTKSKDKVLFPVKNTKNVLEFIPAILQKLEKEIGVSWNDTETIESSSEIIDEDKFCGKRKYIDRLIMQINHSYAYNCYDACAVLMRRLFEVMLVLSYQKLHIDDEIRDPSGSGYLMLDKIIRNAKSNKILKLSRIKNEFDTFRKVGNFSAHNITYSAGRKDIDDIKLSYRVMLEELYNKSGLM